The DNA region GCAGACGCCCGAGCAGATTGTTCATTGTGGCGTCCCCGTAAGCGGCTTTGTTTTCATGAACGCAAACGCGCGCAGCAACTGACGCACGAGCATCGCGCGCGCGACGCTCGACTGGATCACGCTGACCAACAGCACGACGATGGCCTTGACGACGAGCGTCGCTTCGGGCGGCACGCCGATCGAGTACGTGGTGTACGTGAGCGTCTGGATGATGAGCGCGCCGAGCACGGTGCCCGCGAGACTGAACCGTCCGCCGAGCAGCGACGTGCCGCCGAGCGTCACGGCCAGAATCGCATCGAGCTCGAGCAGCAGGCCCGCGTTGTTGCCGTCTGCGCTGCGCACGTTCGAACTGGCGAGTATGCCGGCGATAGCCGCCGTCACGCCCGAGAACACATACACGCTGAACACGATCGCGCCCGAGCGCAGACCGACCAGCCGCGTCGCGACGGGATTGACGCCGATGGCGCGGATAAAGAGGCCGAGCGCCGTGCGATTGACGAGCAGCGCCGTCGCGGCCGTCACGCCGAGCGCGATCCACACCGAGCAGGGCACGGTCGCGAGATAGCCGCCGCCGAACACCAGATAGCCCGGCGCGCCGATCGGAATGATCTGCCCGCCCGTCAGCAACTGCGCAACGCCGCGCCCCGCCACCATCAGGATCAGCGTGGCGATGATCGGCTGCATGCCGACGAACGCGACCAGCATGCCGTTCCAGATGCCCGCCAGCACGCCCACCGCTAGCGCGGCGCCGAGCGCGGTGCCGATACGCGTCGGATCGTCGGCGAGCACGACGGCGGCCGCCGCGCCCGCGATCGCGACGATCGCCCCGACGGAGATGTCGATGCCGCGCGTCGCGATCACCAGCGTCATGCCGAGCGACACGATTACCAGCGGCGCGGCGCGGTTGAGAATGTCGATGGGCGCACCGAACAGATGCCCGTCGAGCAGCACAATCGACAGGAAGTTCGCGCGATGCGCGACGTCGATGGCAAACAGCGCGATCAGCGTCAACGCGGGCCACACCAGCTGATGCCTGAGCACCGCCTGAATCTGCTTCATTCGCTTCCCCCTGCGATCAGCCGGTAGACCTGATCTTCGGATACCGCGCTGCCCGTCACGTCGGCGATCTTGCGACGGTCGCGCAGCACGGCGATGCGATGGCTCACGCGCACGACCTCGCCCACTTCGGACGAAATGAACAGGATCGCGAGACCTCGTGCGCATAGCGCGAGCACGCGGTCCATGATTTCGAACTTGGCGGCGACGTCGATGCCGCGCGTGGGTTCGTCGAGAATCAGCATCTTCGGTTCGGTGGCGAGCCAGCGCGCGAGCACGACCTTTTGCTGATTGCCGCCCGACAGCAGGCCGATGGGCTGCTCGGCGTCGTGCGCCTTGATGCCGAGGCGTTCGATATACGTGTCGGCGATTTCGCGCTGCTTCTTGCGGCCTATCACACGCAGCCAGCCGCGCCGCGCCTGGAGCGCGAGGATGATGTTCTCGCGGATCGACAGCGCGGCGACGATGCCCTCCTTCTTGCGGTCTTCGGGGCAATAGCCGATGCCGTGCCGCACCGCATCGTGCGGCGAACTGAGCTTCACGTTCTTGCCGTCGACGCTGATCGTGCCCGCGTCCGCCTTGTCGACGCCGAACAGCAGACGCGCGGTTTCCGTGCGCCCCGAACCGAGCAATCCCGCGAGACCGAGTATCTGGCCAGGCTGCACGTCGAGATCGATGGGATTCATCACGCCGCGCCGCGCGACGCCTTGCATCGACAGAAACGGCGCGGCGCCCGCGCGCTGCTGCGGCGTGTCGGGCGCGCCGCCCTTGAGGCGCTCCGTCATCCGGTTATGGCCCACCATCTTGGCGACGAGCTGTTCGACGGGCAGATCTTTCGCGAGATATTCGCCCTCGCGTTCACCGTTGCGCATCACGGTGATGCGGTCCGAAATCGCGTACGTCTGCTCGAGAAAGTGCGTGACGAACAGGATCGCAATGCCCGCCTGCCGGATATTGCGCAGCACGTCGAAGAGCCGCGCGACTTCGCCGTCGTCGAGGCTCGAGGTCGGTTCGTCGAGAATCAGCACGCGCGCCTTCACCGACATCGCGCGCGCAATCGCGACCATCTGCTGCACGGCAATCGGATACGCATCGAGCGACTTCGTGACGTCGAGCGACACGTTCAGTTCGGCAAGCGCCTCCTCGGCGCGCCGATGGATTGCTTTCCAGTCGATCGCGCCGCGCCGCTTCGGTTGCCGGCCCGCGAAGATGTTCTCCGCCACGGAGAGATTCGGGCAGAGATTGATCTCCTGATACAGCGTCTGGATGCCCGCGGCTTCCGCTTCGAGCGGCGTGGCGAAACGCACGGTTTCGCCCGCGAGGCGGATTTCACCCGCGTCCTGCTCGTGCACGCCCGTGAGCACATTGATGAGCGTGGATTTGCCCGCGCCGTTCTGGCCCATCAACGAATGGATTTCGCCGGGAAAAAGCCGGAAGTCGACGCCCGACAGCGCCTTCACGCCGGGAAACGTCTTGCTGATGCCGATGGTTTCGAATAACGGTTGTGCGGCCATATCAATGACGCAAGGAGCGTGAGGCGATGACGTTTCATGAAAATCCGGCGCGCCTCGATGCAGGACGCGCCGGACGTATGCAGCGGCTCAGCCGCTCAATACTTGCGCTGCGGCAGAATCTGCGCGGCGACGTTCATCGGGAACACGGTCTCGTTGGTCACGATGCGCTTGGGCAACTGCTTGCCCGCGACCACGTCCTTCACGGCCGTCATCAGCTGCGGCCCGAGCAGCGGGCTGCATTCGACGTCGACGTTGATCTTGCCCGCGATCATCGCTTCGAAGCCGCCCTTGGTCGCGTCGAACGACACCACGCTCACGTCCTTGCCGGGCTTGATGCCTGCTTCTTCCATCGCCTGGATCGCGCCGAGCGCCATGTCGTCGTTATGCGCGTAGACCACGTTGATCTGCTTGCCGTAGGTCTTCGCGAACGCTTCCATCACCTGCTTGCCGCCCGCCAGCGTGAAGTCGCCGCTTTGCGACGCGATGATCTTGAACTTCGGAT from Paraburkholderia caribensis includes:
- a CDS encoding ABC transporter permease: MKQIQAVLRHQLVWPALTLIALFAIDVAHRANFLSIVLLDGHLFGAPIDILNRAAPLVIVSLGMTLVIATRGIDISVGAIVAIAGAAAAVVLADDPTRIGTALGAALAVGVLAGIWNGMLVAFVGMQPIIATLILMVAGRGVAQLLTGGQIIPIGAPGYLVFGGGYLATVPCSVWIALGVTAATALLVNRTALGLFIRAIGVNPVATRLVGLRSGAIVFSVYVFSGVTAAIAGILASSNVRSADGNNAGLLLELDAILAVTLGGTSLLGGRFSLAGTVLGALIIQTLTYTTYSIGVPPEATLVVKAIVVLLVSVIQSSVARAMLVRQLLRAFAFMKTKPLTGTPQ
- a CDS encoding sugar ABC transporter ATP-binding protein: MAAQPLFETIGISKTFPGVKALSGVDFRLFPGEIHSLMGQNGAGKSTLINVLTGVHEQDAGEIRLAGETVRFATPLEAEAAGIQTLYQEINLCPNLSVAENIFAGRQPKRRGAIDWKAIHRRAEEALAELNVSLDVTKSLDAYPIAVQQMVAIARAMSVKARVLILDEPTSSLDDGEVARLFDVLRNIRQAGIAILFVTHFLEQTYAISDRITVMRNGEREGEYLAKDLPVEQLVAKMVGHNRMTERLKGGAPDTPQQRAGAAPFLSMQGVARRGVMNPIDLDVQPGQILGLAGLLGSGRTETARLLFGVDKADAGTISVDGKNVKLSSPHDAVRHGIGYCPEDRKKEGIVAALSIRENIILALQARRGWLRVIGRKKQREIADTYIERLGIKAHDAEQPIGLLSGGNQQKVVLARWLATEPKMLILDEPTRGIDVAAKFEIMDRVLALCARGLAILFISSEVGEVVRVSHRIAVLRDRRKIADVTGSAVSEDQVYRLIAGGSE